The following are from one region of the Longimicrobiaceae bacterium genome:
- a CDS encoding MFS transporter: MKLENDIPPAEALPETPHRPPHVITRRAVAGWWLYDLANTIFSMGVISVYFSLWVREQVGPQRADASYGVITGISMAFIFVLSPLLGAMTDRARRRMPFLVVSTLVCVFFTALLARAGFTLTAVFFIVANIAYQAGLQFYDALLPEVSTEETRGKIGGIGVGLGYLGSFVALGLGYLLRDQPKPVLFTAIGGAFLLFALPCFFWMRERGNPNPRPITPAMAVESTRETIRTLRSGGRYPGLLRFLVGRIFYTDSINTVISIMVLYTVNVAVSTGLSEADGQAKAPKIMAVAIAFAIVGGFFWGWMTDRLGPKRTLTAVLLCWMAIFAGAGAVGILGLPLWTLFLVAAAAGFCLGGVWAADRPYMLRLTPPARIGEFYGLYGMVGRFSAITGPLVWAATTWFTIQRLGMKPAVGQGISVLVLMLMIFAAYFILRPVNDAPRKWEGPDLA, encoded by the coding sequence ATGAAGCTGGAGAACGACATCCCGCCCGCCGAGGCGCTGCCGGAAACGCCTCATCGCCCGCCGCACGTCATCACCCGGCGCGCGGTGGCGGGCTGGTGGCTCTACGACCTGGCGAACACCATCTTCAGCATGGGTGTGATCTCGGTGTACTTCTCGCTCTGGGTGCGCGAGCAGGTGGGCCCCCAGCGTGCGGACGCGTCGTACGGCGTGATCACCGGCATCTCCATGGCGTTCATCTTCGTGCTGTCGCCGCTGCTGGGCGCCATGACCGACCGCGCGCGGCGCCGCATGCCGTTCCTGGTGGTGAGCACGCTGGTGTGCGTCTTCTTCACGGCGCTGCTCGCGCGGGCCGGGTTCACGCTCACCGCCGTCTTCTTCATCGTCGCCAACATCGCCTACCAGGCCGGCCTCCAGTTCTACGACGCGCTGCTGCCCGAGGTGAGCACCGAGGAGACGCGCGGCAAGATCGGCGGCATCGGCGTGGGGCTGGGCTACCTGGGCTCGTTCGTGGCCCTCGGGCTGGGCTACCTGCTGCGCGACCAGCCGAAGCCGGTGCTCTTCACCGCCATCGGCGGCGCCTTCCTGCTCTTCGCCCTGCCCTGCTTCTTCTGGATGCGCGAGCGCGGCAACCCCAACCCGCGCCCCATCACCCCGGCCATGGCGGTGGAGTCCACGCGCGAGACCATCCGCACGCTGCGCTCGGGCGGGCGCTACCCGGGGCTGCTGCGGTTCCTCGTGGGCCGCATCTTCTACACGGACTCCATCAACACCGTGATCAGCATCATGGTGCTGTACACGGTGAACGTGGCCGTCAGCACCGGCCTCAGCGAGGCCGACGGGCAGGCGAAAGCGCCCAAGATCATGGCCGTCGCCATCGCCTTCGCCATCGTGGGCGGCTTCTTCTGGGGATGGATGACGGACCGCCTGGGCCCCAAGCGCACGCTCACCGCGGTGCTGCTCTGCTGGATGGCGATCTTCGCCGGGGCGGGCGCGGTGGGCATCCTGGGCCTGCCGCTGTGGACGCTCTTCCTGGTCGCCGCCGCCGCGGGCTTCTGCTTGGGCGGCGTGTGGGCGGCGGACCGGCCGTACATGCTGCGCCTGACCCCACCCGCGCGCATCGGCGAGTTCTACGGCCTGTACGGCATGGTCGGCCGCTTCTCCGCCATCACCGGCCCGCTCGTGTGGGCCGCGACGACGTGGTTCACCATCCA
- a CDS encoding 1-acyl-sn-glycerol-3-phosphate acyltransferase has translation MWLLPVFSQVSALALRVFYRFEAGGQRVPERGPALLVANHPNSLLDPAMVVSVARRPVRFLAKAPLFTDALVGWLIRGSGSIPVYRKTDDPAAMGQNENTFRAVHDALAAGAAVGIFPEGTSHSEPALVPLKTGAARIALGAAQLLGGAFPIVPVGLSLPEKETFRSDAFALVGSLVEWDDLAHAGEDDVDAVRELTRRIDEALHDVTVNLARWEDAPLVETAEAVFAAEHAADPSPARRVAGIREITGRLADLRARGGGDWTDLARDVRAHGRLLRVLGMRPDQLAGPDAKVAAAWVFRQLAFFLLGAPAAAIGIVLFYLPYRLTGVAEARARPERDVRATYKLLMGGIFHVAWTLLLAGLAAWRWGWIAGLAALVALPAVAFVTVLVADRWERATGEARRFFLRARRRETILALRQRQRDLAVRIGALREHATA, from the coding sequence GTGTGGCTTCTCCCCGTCTTCTCGCAGGTATCCGCGCTCGCGCTGCGCGTCTTCTACCGCTTCGAGGCGGGAGGCCAGCGCGTGCCGGAGCGCGGACCGGCGTTGCTGGTGGCGAACCACCCGAACTCGCTGCTCGACCCGGCGATGGTCGTGTCCGTCGCGCGGCGGCCGGTGCGGTTCCTGGCGAAGGCGCCGCTCTTCACCGACGCGCTCGTGGGCTGGCTGATCCGCGGCTCCGGCTCCATCCCCGTGTACCGCAAGACCGACGATCCCGCGGCGATGGGCCAGAACGAGAACACCTTCCGCGCCGTGCACGACGCACTGGCGGCGGGCGCCGCAGTCGGCATCTTCCCCGAGGGCACCAGCCACAGCGAGCCCGCGCTCGTGCCGCTCAAGACGGGCGCCGCGCGCATCGCCCTGGGCGCGGCGCAGCTGCTGGGCGGCGCGTTCCCCATCGTCCCCGTCGGCCTCTCGCTTCCGGAGAAGGAGACGTTCCGCTCCGACGCGTTCGCGCTCGTCGGCAGCTTGGTCGAGTGGGACGACCTGGCGCACGCGGGTGAAGATGACGTAGATGCGGTGCGCGAGCTGACCCGCCGCATCGACGAGGCGCTGCACGACGTCACCGTCAACCTCGCCCGCTGGGAAGACGCGCCGCTCGTGGAGACGGCCGAGGCCGTATTCGCCGCCGAGCACGCGGCCGATCCCTCGCCCGCGCGCCGCGTCGCCGGCATCCGCGAGATCACCGGGCGGCTGGCGGACCTGCGCGCCCGCGGCGGCGGGGACTGGACCGACCTCGCGCGCGACGTGCGTGCGCACGGGCGGCTGCTGCGCGTGCTGGGCATGCGGCCGGACCAGCTCGCCGGGCCGGACGCGAAGGTCGCCGCCGCGTGGGTCTTCCGGCAGCTCGCGTTCTTCCTGCTGGGCGCGCCGGCCGCCGCGATCGGCATCGTCCTCTTCTACCTGCCGTACCGCCTCACCGGCGTCGCGGAGGCACGCGCGAGGCCGGAGCGCGACGTGCGCGCCACGTACAAGCTGCTGATGGGCGGCATCTTCCACGTCGCGTGGACGCTGCTGCTGGCCGGGCTCGCCGCGTGGCGCTGGGGCTGGATCGCCGGCCTCGCCGCTCTCGTGGCGCTCCCCGCCGTCGCCTTCGTCACCGTGCTCGTCGCGGACCGCTGGGAGCGCGCCACGGGCGAGGCGAGGCGCTTTTTCCTGCGCGCCCGCCGCCGCGAGACCATCCTCGCGCTCCGCCAGCGCCAGCGCGACCTGGCCGTGCGCATCGGCGCGCTTCGCGAACACGCCACCGCCTGA
- a CDS encoding hydrolase codes for MTHISFTPRPFQPAWWLRGAHAQTVAGRFLRHMPAPAFRRERVETPDGDFIDLDFADVPGAGPHSPLAVVIHGLEGSGASAYVVETCRQLAERGIRGVAMNFRSCSGEPNRTARFYHAGDTADLALVLDLLAERFPAAPIGAAGFSLGANVLLKYLGERGEDARGRVRAAVAVSVPFDLSAGADHLEASAVGRFYTSVFLRSLRDKFDAKGGMMDGTCDAGRVRAARSFRDFDDAATARLHGFTGADHYYAQSSSARFVAAVRVPTLILHSADDPFLPASAIPRDAIRANPHVAAAITDHGGHVGFIAGSPWRPDFWAESEAARFLAQHLPSGDSVDAHLPADPLDAGARMMEVAE; via the coding sequence ATGACCCACATCTCCTTCACGCCCCGCCCGTTCCAGCCCGCCTGGTGGCTTCGCGGCGCCCACGCGCAGACGGTCGCGGGCCGCTTCCTGCGGCACATGCCCGCGCCCGCATTCCGCCGCGAGCGCGTGGAGACGCCGGACGGCGACTTCATCGACCTCGACTTCGCGGACGTGCCGGGCGCCGGGCCGCATTCGCCGCTGGCCGTCGTCATCCACGGGCTGGAGGGCAGCGGCGCGTCGGCCTACGTGGTCGAGACGTGCCGCCAGCTCGCTGAGCGGGGGATTCGCGGCGTGGCGATGAACTTCCGCTCGTGCAGCGGCGAGCCCAACCGCACCGCGCGCTTCTACCACGCGGGCGACACGGCGGACCTCGCGCTCGTGCTCGACCTCCTAGCCGAGCGTTTTCCAGCGGCGCCCATCGGCGCCGCCGGCTTCTCGCTGGGCGCCAACGTGCTGCTCAAGTATCTCGGCGAGCGTGGCGAGGATGCGCGCGGCCGAGTCCGGGCCGCGGTCGCCGTCTCGGTCCCGTTCGACCTCTCGGCGGGCGCGGACCACCTGGAGGCCAGCGCGGTGGGACGCTTCTACACGTCCGTCTTCCTGCGCTCGTTGCGCGACAAGTTCGACGCCAAGGGCGGGATGATGGACGGCACGTGCGACGCGGGCCGGGTGCGCGCCGCACGCAGCTTCCGCGATTTCGACGATGCGGCGACGGCGCGGCTGCACGGCTTCACCGGCGCGGACCACTACTACGCGCAGTCCAGCTCCGCCCGCTTCGTCGCCGCCGTTCGGGTGCCCACGCTCATCCTGCACTCCGCGGACGACCCGTTCCTCCCCGCGAGCGCCATCCCCCGCGACGCGATCCGCGCGAATCCGCACGTCGCCGCCGCCATCACCGACCACGGCGGCCACGTCGGCTTCATCGCCGGCAGCCCGTGGCGCCCGGACTTCTGGGCCGAGTCCGAAGCCGCCCGGTTCCTCGCGCAGCATCTACCATCGGGCGATTCGGTAGATGCGCATCTACCGGCCGATCCGCTCGACGCCGGTGCGCGGATGATGGAAGTCGCGGAGTAG
- a CDS encoding HD domain-containing protein → MSEVLTPEEYRAEFGRTVAERFANRLTLNVPSRGNKKVEKLIGLINADEELYALWLAANVNAVERLGMTDHGPVHVKIVMNIAVKLLRVLTEHGVAPGVVTNYGMGNDDAEVVVILAALLHDTGMSIHRSDHEGFSLFVAQGKIKELLAELYDVPTATVLRSEVLHAIIAHRSGGKPLTVEAGVVRVADALDMAKGRSRIPFAQGSTSIHSISAAAIEGVTIEAGTAKPVRLRIEMSNSAGVFQLDQLFREKLKGSGLEPYVEVEAHIEGEAEKRLLTSFHL, encoded by the coding sequence ATGTCGGAAGTGCTTACACCGGAAGAATATCGCGCGGAGTTCGGGCGCACCGTGGCCGAGCGGTTCGCCAACCGCCTCACGCTGAACGTGCCCAGCCGCGGCAACAAGAAGGTGGAGAAGCTGATCGGGCTGATCAACGCGGACGAGGAGCTGTACGCGCTGTGGCTGGCGGCCAACGTGAACGCCGTGGAGCGGCTGGGGATGACCGACCACGGCCCCGTGCACGTGAAGATCGTGATGAACATCGCCGTCAAGCTGCTGCGCGTGCTCACCGAGCACGGCGTGGCGCCCGGCGTGGTCACCAACTACGGCATGGGGAACGACGACGCCGAGGTGGTGGTGATCCTCGCCGCGCTGCTGCACGACACGGGCATGTCCATCCACCGCAGCGACCACGAGGGCTTCTCGCTCTTCGTGGCGCAGGGGAAGATCAAGGAGCTGCTGGCGGAGCTGTACGATGTGCCCACCGCCACCGTGCTGCGCAGCGAGGTTCTGCACGCCATCATCGCCCACCGCTCCGGCGGCAAGCCGCTCACCGTGGAGGCCGGCGTGGTGCGCGTGGCCGATGCGCTGGACATGGCCAAGGGCCGCTCGCGCATCCCGTTCGCACAGGGCTCCACCAGCATCCACTCCATCTCCGCCGCGGCCATCGAGGGCGTGACCATCGAGGCGGGCACGGCCAAGCCGGTGCGCCTGCGCATCGAGATGTCCAACTCCGCCGGCGTCTTCCAGCTGGACCAGCTCTTCCGCGAGAAGCTGAAGGGCAGCGGCCTGGAGCCCTACGTAGAGGTGGAAGCCCATATCGAAGGCGAGGCCGAGAAGCGCCTCCTCACCAGCTTCCACCTGTAG
- a CDS encoding putative molybdenum carrier protein: MEAVLPVHARVIVSGGQTGVDRAALDVAMELGYGVGGWCPAGRLAEDGPIDPRYPLRETPSADAAQRTEWNVRDADGTAVLVSDAASAGTDLTVATVRRLGKPLYLWHVGSPADVGAFRRRMQVYRVRTLNVAGPRESESPGIYAAASALLRELLAPAG; encoded by the coding sequence ATGGAAGCGGTGCTGCCGGTGCACGCCCGCGTCATCGTCTCCGGCGGGCAGACGGGCGTGGACCGCGCGGCGCTGGACGTGGCGATGGAGCTCGGATACGGAGTCGGCGGCTGGTGCCCGGCCGGACGCCTGGCGGAAGATGGACCCATCGACCCGCGCTATCCGCTTCGTGAGACGCCGTCGGCCGACGCTGCGCAGCGGACGGAGTGGAACGTGCGGGATGCGGACGGGACGGCGGTCCTGGTATCCGATGCGGCGAGCGCGGGGACGGACCTCACCGTGGCGACCGTGCGGCGGCTGGGAAAGCCGCTCTACCTGTGGCACGTGGGCTCGCCGGCGGACGTGGGCGCCTTTCGCCGCCGGATGCAGGTATACCGCGTGCGGACGTTGAACGTCGCCGGCCCGCGCGAGAGCGAGTCGCCCGGCATCTACGCCGCCGCATCCGCGCTGCTCCGCGAGTTGCTGGCGCCCGCGGGGTGA
- the tgt gene encoding tRNA guanosine(34) transglycosylase Tgt: MPASLSQHPKQGAGTLFEFEIEATEGAARAGTLTLPHGEVRTPVFMPVGTQATVKTLTPEETKGLGAQIILGNTYHLYLRPGHELVREMGGLHKFQNWDRPILTDSGGFQVFSLSDINTIEEEGVTFQSHIDGSRHLFTPERVMEIERALGADVIMAFDQCPPGQASHALATEAYERTLRWLERCRKRFAELPAEDPDGPVQTLFPIVQGGAHPDLRVASARATVSAGDWHGIAIGGLSVGEPKPVMYSMLEALQPELPPALPRYLMGVGYPDDLLEAIGRGVDMFDCVAPTRNGRNGAVWVESEGQVNIKGARFRGDAGPLDPDCDCYTCRTYTRAYLRHLFIAGEGLSMRLLSIHNLRFLVRLAETAREKIKSGEFTGWSAEWLARFRAARATAAAR; the protein is encoded by the coding sequence GTGCCGGCATCGCTGTCGCAACATCCGAAGCAAGGGGCGGGCACGCTGTTCGAGTTCGAGATCGAGGCCACGGAAGGCGCGGCGCGCGCCGGCACCCTCACGCTGCCGCACGGCGAGGTGCGCACGCCGGTGTTCATGCCGGTGGGCACGCAGGCCACGGTGAAGACGCTCACCCCCGAGGAGACCAAGGGGCTGGGCGCGCAGATCATCCTGGGCAACACGTACCACCTGTACCTGCGCCCCGGCCACGAGCTGGTGCGGGAGATGGGCGGCCTCCACAAGTTCCAGAACTGGGACCGGCCCATCCTCACCGATTCGGGCGGCTTCCAGGTCTTCTCCCTCTCCGACATCAACACGATCGAAGAGGAGGGGGTGACCTTCCAGAGCCACATCGACGGCTCGCGGCACCTGTTCACCCCCGAGCGGGTGATGGAGATCGAGCGCGCGCTGGGCGCCGACGTCATCATGGCGTTCGACCAGTGCCCTCCCGGCCAGGCCAGCCACGCCCTCGCCACCGAGGCGTACGAGCGCACGCTGCGCTGGCTGGAGCGCTGCCGTAAGCGCTTCGCCGAGCTGCCGGCCGAGGATCCGGACGGGCCGGTGCAGACGCTCTTCCCCATCGTGCAGGGAGGGGCGCACCCGGACCTGCGCGTGGCCTCAGCGCGCGCGACGGTCTCCGCGGGCGACTGGCACGGGATCGCCATCGGCGGCCTCTCCGTCGGCGAGCCCAAGCCGGTGATGTACTCCATGCTCGAGGCGCTGCAGCCGGAGCTTCCGCCCGCGCTGCCGCGCTACCTGATGGGCGTGGGCTACCCGGACGACCTGCTGGAGGCCATCGGGCGCGGGGTGGACATGTTCGACTGCGTGGCGCCCACGCGGAACGGGCGCAACGGCGCCGTGTGGGTGGAGAGCGAAGGCCAGGTCAACATCAAGGGCGCCCGCTTCCGCGGCGACGCGGGGCCGCTGGACCCGGACTGCGACTGCTACACCTGCCGCACCTACACGCGGGCGTACCTGCGGCACCTATTCATCGCGGGCGAAGGGCTGAGCATGCGGCTGCTCTCCATCCACAACCTGCGCTTCCTGGTGCGCCTGGCGGAGACGGCGCGCGAGAAGATCAAGAGCGGCGAGTTCACCGGCTGGAGCGCCGAGTGGCTGGCCCGCTTCCGCGCCGCGCGGGCGACCGCCGCGGCGCGCTGA
- the yajC gene encoding preprotein translocase subunit YajC gives MASAMMLQVGGGGSAWVSVVPLVIMVAIFYLLVFVPQARQRKAHRKMVSSLSKGDQVVTLGGLIGEVVSVRDDVVTVRTGQAVVAVERERIARRTGGPAAAKK, from the coding sequence GTGGCTTCGGCAATGATGCTTCAGGTGGGCGGCGGCGGCTCCGCGTGGGTCTCGGTGGTGCCGCTCGTGATCATGGTGGCCATCTTCTACCTGCTCGTCTTCGTGCCCCAGGCGCGGCAGCGGAAGGCGCACCGGAAGATGGTCTCGTCGCTGTCCAAGGGCGACCAGGTGGTCACGCTGGGCGGCCTGATCGGTGAGGTGGTGAGCGTGCGCGACGACGTGGTCACGGTGCGCACCGGGCAGGCCGTGGTGGCCGTGGAGCGCGAGCGGATCGCGCGGCGCACGGGCGGCCCGGCCGCCGCGAAGAAGTAG
- the def gene encoding peptide deformylase yields the protein MAKLKIAELGEDVLRRRADEVPGPDAELDRLIDDMFETMYDAGGIGLAAPQIGVSRRVIVVDVKEEGSEPFVLLNPRIVEKSERREKGEEGCLSIPGISGVVDRPAEIVVEGLDRAGKPVRMEAGELLARCLQHEVDHLDGVLFIDHLGPLKRNMLLKKWKKRT from the coding sequence ATGGCAAAGCTGAAGATCGCGGAGCTGGGCGAGGACGTCCTCCGGCGCCGCGCCGACGAGGTGCCCGGCCCGGATGCCGAGCTGGACAGGCTGATCGACGACATGTTCGAGACGATGTACGACGCGGGCGGCATCGGCCTGGCCGCGCCGCAGATCGGCGTGTCGCGGCGCGTGATCGTGGTGGACGTGAAGGAGGAGGGCAGCGAGCCCTTCGTGCTCCTCAACCCGCGCATCGTGGAGAAGAGCGAGCGGCGCGAGAAGGGCGAGGAGGGCTGCCTGAGCATCCCCGGCATCTCCGGCGTGGTGGACCGGCCGGCCGAGATCGTGGTCGAGGGCCTGGACCGCGCGGGCAAGCCCGTGCGGATGGAGGCCGGCGAGCTGCTGGCGCGCTGCCTCCAGCACGAGGTCGACCACCTGGACGGCGTGCTGTTCATCGACCATCTCGGCCCCTTGAAGCGGAACATGCTGCTCAAGAAGTGGAAGAAGCGCACGTGA
- the fmt gene encoding methionyl-tRNA formyltransferase, with the protein MRVLFWGTPEFSIPALRALGEEGHDVVGVVTQPDRPAGRGRGVHMSPVKQDAIAEGIPVLQPEKARGDEFMAQVRALQPDVSVVVAYGQILKPEVLALPRLGSLNIHASLLPELRGAAPIQWAILRGHEQSGVTIMRMEAGLDSGPMLLRVEEPIREDESSSELAARLAEIGAEALVETLAMLEDGEVQEIPQDLALATYAPKLNRETARIDWTRTAAEVALWMRGMDDVPGAWSTLGAKGPVKLFRPRVESSSGDAEPGTVIEADAEAGVLVATGEGAVRVREVQPPGKRRMGAGEWVRGRGVAAGERFGDAA; encoded by the coding sequence GTGAGGGTGCTCTTCTGGGGGACGCCGGAGTTCTCCATCCCCGCCCTGCGCGCGCTGGGCGAGGAGGGGCACGACGTGGTGGGCGTCGTCACGCAGCCCGACCGGCCGGCCGGTCGCGGGCGCGGCGTGCACATGTCCCCCGTGAAGCAGGACGCCATCGCCGAGGGCATCCCCGTGCTGCAGCCGGAGAAGGCGCGCGGCGACGAGTTCATGGCGCAGGTCCGCGCGCTCCAGCCGGACGTCTCGGTCGTCGTGGCGTACGGGCAGATCCTGAAGCCCGAGGTGCTGGCGCTGCCGCGGCTGGGGTCGCTCAACATCCACGCTTCGCTGCTGCCGGAGCTGCGCGGCGCGGCGCCCATCCAGTGGGCCATCCTGCGCGGGCACGAGCAGTCCGGCGTCACCATCATGCGCATGGAGGCGGGGCTGGACAGCGGCCCCATGCTGCTGCGCGTGGAGGAGCCCATCCGCGAGGACGAGTCGTCGAGCGAGCTTGCCGCGCGCCTGGCGGAGATCGGGGCCGAGGCGCTGGTGGAGACGCTGGCGATGCTGGAGGACGGCGAGGTCCAGGAGATCCCGCAGGACCTCGCCCTCGCCACGTACGCACCCAAGCTGAACCGCGAGACGGCGCGCATCGACTGGACGCGCACCGCGGCCGAGGTCGCGCTGTGGATGCGCGGCATGGACGACGTGCCCGGCGCGTGGAGCACGCTCGGAGCCAAGGGCCCGGTCAAGCTCTTCCGCCCCCGCGTCGAATCGTCTTCGGGAGATGCGGAGCCGGGGACGGTGATCGAGGCCGACGCGGAGGCCGGCGTGCTGGTCGCCACGGGCGAGGGCGCGGTGCGCGTGCGCGAGGTGCAGCCGCCGGGCAAGCGCCGCATGGGCGCGGGCGAGTGGGTGCGCGGCCGCGGCGTCGCCGCCGGGGAGCGCTTTGGAGACGCCGCCTAG
- a CDS encoding thiamine phosphate synthase, with product METPPRPVPPLHAVTDDAVLARPDFLSAARRVIEAGGPRLALHLRGPAASGREMHRLASSLAAAANDAGATLIVNDRVDVALAAGAHGVQIGARGLLPGDARRLVGDARLLGVSVHSAAEAEAAVDARPDFFLAGTVYQTASHSGKPADGLQAISRLAPFAVPLIAIGGITPERVPAVLAAEATGIAAIRGIWDAADEGEAVRKYLARLPGG from the coding sequence TTGGAGACGCCGCCTAGGCCCGTCCCCCCGCTCCACGCCGTCACCGACGACGCGGTCCTCGCGCGCCCGGACTTCCTCTCCGCCGCGCGGAGGGTGATCGAAGCGGGTGGCCCGCGCCTCGCGCTCCACCTGCGCGGCCCCGCGGCGAGCGGACGGGAGATGCACCGCCTCGCATCTTCCCTCGCCGCCGCCGCGAACGATGCGGGCGCGACCCTGATCGTGAACGACCGCGTGGACGTGGCGCTCGCGGCCGGCGCGCACGGCGTGCAGATCGGCGCGCGCGGGCTGCTTCCGGGAGATGCACGGCGGCTGGTGGGAGATGCGCGGCTGCTCGGCGTCTCCGTCCACTCCGCGGCCGAGGCGGAAGCGGCGGTGGATGCACGGCCGGACTTCTTTCTCGCCGGTACGGTGTACCAGACCGCGTCGCATTCCGGGAAGCCGGCGGATGGCCTGCAAGCCATCTCCCGTCTCGCGCCCTTCGCCGTCCCGCTGATCGCCATCGGCGGCATCACGCCGGAGCGCGTGCCGGCCGTGCTCGCCGCGGAAGCCACGGGCATCGCCGCGATCCGCGGCATCTGGGATGCGGCGGACGAGGGGGAGGCGGTTCGGAAGTACCTGGCGAGGCTGCCTGGCGGTTGA
- the thiS gene encoding sulfur carrier protein ThiS: MPNDTLVPVRINGDLRDIPAGLTVAGLLGHLDLHPRMVVVERNGEILRRDALESTSVDAGDSLELVHFVGGG; this comes from the coding sequence ATGCCGAACGATACCCTGGTCCCCGTCCGCATCAACGGCGACCTTCGCGACATCCCCGCCGGCCTCACGGTCGCCGGGCTGCTCGGCCACCTAGACCTCCATCCGCGGATGGTCGTCGTCGAGCGCAACGGCGAGATCCTGCGCCGCGACGCGCTGGAATCCACGTCCGTCGACGCCGGCGACTCGCTGGAGCTGGTGCACTTCGTCGGCGGCGGCTGA
- a CDS encoding thiazole synthase yields MTEIAMVPEVDAGDEPLVIAGRTMRSRLLVGTGKYRDNEQMVQAIEASGAEVVTVAVRRVDLDRTKEEGVLFHLDPERYLLLPNTAGCYTAEDAIRYSRLARAAGFTDWVKLEVIGDQETLLPDAEATLKAARELVADGFKVLAYTNDDLITALRLEDAGCAAVMPLASPIGSGLGLVNPFNIRTIKSRLKVPVIVDAGVGTASDAAVTMEQGVDGILMNTALAEAQEPVRMARAMALATEAGRLAYLAGRMPRRERAVPSSPRRGMLD; encoded by the coding sequence ATGACCGAGATCGCGATGGTGCCGGAGGTGGACGCGGGCGACGAGCCGCTGGTGATCGCGGGGCGCACCATGCGCTCGCGGCTGCTGGTGGGCACGGGCAAGTACCGCGACAACGAGCAGATGGTGCAGGCCATCGAGGCCAGCGGTGCCGAGGTGGTGACCGTGGCCGTGCGCCGCGTGGACCTGGACCGAACCAAGGAGGAGGGCGTCCTCTTCCACCTGGACCCCGAGCGCTACCTGCTGCTCCCCAACACCGCCGGCTGCTACACGGCCGAGGACGCGATCCGCTACTCGCGCCTGGCGCGCGCCGCCGGCTTCACCGACTGGGTGAAGCTGGAGGTGATCGGCGACCAGGAGACGCTGCTGCCGGACGCCGAGGCGACGCTGAAGGCCGCGCGGGAGCTGGTGGCGGACGGCTTCAAGGTCCTCGCCTACACCAACGACGACCTCATCACCGCGCTGCGGCTGGAGGACGCGGGCTGCGCGGCGGTGATGCCGCTCGCCTCGCCCATCGGCAGCGGATTGGGGCTGGTCAACCCGTTCAACATCCGCACGATCAAGTCGCGCCTGAAGGTGCCCGTGATCGTCGATGCCGGCGTGGGCACGGCGTCGGACGCGGCGGTCACGATGGAGCAGGGCGTGGACGGCATCCTGATGAACACCGCGCTGGCCGAGGCGCAGGAGCCGGTGCGAATGGCGCGCGCCATGGCTCTGGCGACCGAGGCCGGGCGGCTGGCGTACCTGGCCGGCCGCATGCCGCGCCGCGAGCGCGCGGTGCCCAGCAGCCCCCGCCGCGGGATGCTGGATTGA